The region GCGACTTTGTACACAGGGCCCTTGGTGTttgggaagaaacaaaacagaacttggTGTTAGCCTGGAGCTACAGCCTCGTGAGATGGATTTTAAGAGTGCTCTCTGCCCACCGACCTTTCACGGAAATCCCCAACTGTCCTTTGACCTCAGCAGCAAAACCAGCATTGTTTTACAGGCACCCATAGGAAATTAGAATGCAACCAATGTGGTGAGGCAGGACAGGAAGAAAGCATTCGGCTCACTGTCCCTCCCTGAGCTGATGCTGAAAGGACGGCTTCTTGGATGGAGCACAGGCTTGCAAAAAAGGGAGGTGCTGTGCTATTGCAGTTCTGCTacctcccctccccagccccctcacccccccagAGATAAAGCTATTTAACTCTGGTTTCCAGGACAATCAGATTACTGGTTGTTCTCTTTAAATAATGCCAGAACTAAAGCTTTAAAACAGTTTATACTAGAAGCTTTAAtacattacttaaaaaaaagaaaaagcttctaATGTAGAAAGTAATCTTGTAAGTAGATGATGCTTTTTGCTATGGGAACTCATTCCTAATGTAAGAAAAGAAGTTTAGGTTTCTTTTGTTGCAAGTGTTTTgtttaggaaataaaagaaaccatTAAATTGGTGAAGTTAATTGGATGCTGTTTCTGCTGTCATTACTTTTTCTGTGTATCACTCACCTTATGTCCTCTGTATGTCTTTAGAAACTGCTTATTGCATGAACGAGAACACTTGTGAATAAGACCGTCTTCTGTTCCAGCAAGATAAAGGTAAGTGTCCTGAAATAAAGGTAAAATAACCTAAGCTGGATTAACCCACCTCTCACTTCTACAAAAGTATGTAAAGAGCTGTGTGAGTTTGGGCATTGGTGGTACTCTGGAGGGCTCAGGTGGAGGTGCCAGGATGCTGTGGTTTGggctgcctgtgtgtgtgttgcagAGATGGATATGCAGTGTGTCCAGCGGTGCCAGAACCACATTTCCTATGTGTGTTCTCCACCTGTACAGAACAGAGGCTGCAATTTGTGATTCCTGAAACTCTTGTTCTTTTTGTGACTCACGTGGATGAATGCATGAGTTCTTCAAATGCACTCTGGGCAATTAGAATAAATCATCTGGATTATTAGGAGAGGCACAGACATCGGAGTCCTAGACTCAGGAGATGTTCAACAGCTGAATTCTACCAGGTTTGACCAACACAGAGGAAAGCTGCCCCAGGATCTGGCCCAAAGCAAACGTGAGTAATGTGACTGAAACAACATAGCTGTTCACATACACGGATGTTTCTCTACCATCCCTTTTGGATCAAACTGTTACTGGTTAAGGAGCAATTTGTTTCAAAACTTAGTTGCCTTTAAATACCAGCTCCAAATCCCAGACCAGTGCATGTTAAGGCAGCTCCAGAGGAGGCTCTGACCTCTGCAGCACGGTTTCTATGGATAGCACTTCAGCCAGGGTGGACTTTGTGAGCCTACCTTCGGATGGAAGTCGAAGCACATCCCAGCTGCCCACTGGGATATCATAGCTtcgtttttcctttctttctcaccTGGTaagtttttcctcttgcttcttGCCCGCTTTATTTTCATCAGATCTGTGCAATTAGCAAGAGGTTTTGTCAGACAGATATGAGTTATTCATAGCACCGTCATATGTTTCAATTGAATGCTCAACAGCTCTTAAATGTTTTGTATATGATAACTATGTATAAAGATCAtcacatgaaataaataaaagaagtaaTTGTAATGTCAGGTATTAGCTTTGTGCAGGGGAAATGCTTACCAATGCAACCTAGTCCCTCCTGTATAAACCACTGGGTTATTCGGCCATCTGCTGAGATAGAGATTAATCTCTCCCTCTTGTTACCTTCTCTTGTGCCTATATCCCACTCCACCCACTTCAGTTGCCATACAGGACCTGTATGTTTAGCTGAACATTCcctggcagaaaaaaatgcaaagataaaCCACATATCAACAAGGTCAAGACagtacttctgaaaaataactgatttcCTGTTTTGTACTGAGTGATAAGGATTATGACAAATGCTATTCAGCTTTTCATAAAAACATAGAAATGTACATATTTCCTAACGTTCTCTTTACATTAGGACATATTTATTTTACCAAACATGTTTTATATTCAGTTCTGAGTGTTTATAAAGGAATTTCTAGCCAGAACtagaaaataatgacaaaagTTGGAAATAAAAAACTATGCAACATCCATGAGCATTCACAAGCCTTTAGTGAGTGCTATTGTCATtgaatcacagcatggcctgggttgaaaagcaccacagtgctcatcagttccaaccccctgctgtgtgcagggtcaccaaccaccagcccaggctgcccagagccacatccagcctggccttgaatgcctgcagggatggggcatccacagcctccttgggcaacctgtattagtcacacagcaaaaaacaaataatggaTATTCACAACTGAGAAGCTAAGACATGACCGAGGTGGGAGATGACAGCATATTGTAACCTTACCTACTGTGGAAAACCGTAGTGGAGTCAGAACTCTGTACGTCGTAGACCACGATGGTACCATTGTACATCCCAACAGCTAAAAGGTTTGGGGTTGCCATAGAAAAATCCAGTGCAGTAACACCATGCTCACACTGGAAAATACGCTCTGGCCACTGACCAGTAGAGAAACACAAGAACATTTTCGGTTAGTTTCTTAATTTACATTGGTCTTCTCAATGTGGGATACTGAACTGCTAGGTAGTGCTGGAAAACACAAGTGCTGGTGGCCAGAGTGGGTGCCTCTGCACAGAAATTGGAGGCTATGTTCTGAGTGATTCAGTCCATTGTTTCTTCCTCCAACTGATAAagttagggggaaaaaaatgaggctTATGCAGCAATATGGCACTGTAAAGTAAGTTAGATGAGCCTATTCCCAACCAACTAACTAAAAATCAAGTTCTCTAAGATTCCGTGATAGGAGTATAGCGGTGTTTTGGAAAGTTCCTCCAGTTGTTTTCTGTCTTGCCCTTGGAAGGCAAGTGCCTTGCTAATTACAGTAATTTAGCTGAAGATACAATTTAATTGCTTTAGGCAAACATGTTGTTTTTCCATATTACCAAAGAATTGATTCTGCTCTGTTGTAACGTGAAACCCTTTAAGTCACTGAACTCCTGAGAAGGGAGATAGAGAAGTGTTGGTTTGCAAAGAACTGTGTTTCAGTGTGTGCACCAGCTCTTACTCCCTCAGTGTAGGCACTTGAGGACAAcattaaatgtttcatttgcttttttatttgctctgaTTTTGTAGGATTTTGTTGTACAACAGAAAATGGATTGGAAAGGATAATccttaaatttaaaatacagatgtatTGTAATCAGAATTTACAAGCACTGAACAAGTGGTGTATAtgtttagaaaagcaaaaagtaaattgatttttttttttttttgcacttgtTGTCCTTGAGGCTTTCCCAGTCTACTACAAAAATCTTTGCAGAAAGGTCTGCAAACCTGGATCTACCCATAATAGTAATGAATCTGATTTACAATCTTGGGTAGGTCACTCTAGGGGTTGAAAATGGGATGTAGAGGGCTGCACTGTTAACTTGCCTGAAATAGACTGGTATTACCCAAGAGCTGCAACCATCTGTTAGCTGTTTGGTGGCCTACACACAATGAGGGCAGTTTATGCAAACAGGCACCCATGTTACAGAGCCTCCAGCACCTCTGTTGGCACTGTTAGCTGAGAGGGCTGACAGGCACAGGAACCAAACCCCATCCTACAGGCACACAGCTAGGCACTGCAGTCAAAATCAGTTTTCCAGAATGGTGTGTTTTGGGTTCCCAAATTCAGCTTTACTTGCCAGTTCTTTGGTTTTggtctttgtattttttaaaggggaaatggatgaagcagaaacagcacagcagatgaatgcacagaagaagaaagaaggcaaaatcATTGCTTCTGTTACCATTGGGTTCTTCAGCGACCAGCAGCATGCCAAGccttccttctgttctttaaaGTCAAACGCTCCATAACCAACAGCTAAAAGATCCTAAAACCACAGATTAACAGACAGATCACAGTTTAACTTCATgttcagtatatttttaaaaggcaactTTCTGCTAGCAGTGGCTCTGAATGCAAAGCTTGGAAGTGTGCTCATGTTCTACCCAAGTAGAACCTAACATAAGAACAGAATTTCTAGAGAAGTGGAAACTGGTTGAACAAAAAGAGTATTGGTAGTCACTATCAGTTGTTTGCTGCCCTTTTCCCTCCCTAAggcctttttaaaaatatccctTACTAAAGATGAATACACAGCATTTTGTGACCTTAAATGTGCAGTCTTTAATAGGATATGTTGCAGCAATTGCACTCCTCTTTCCCAGTGTTAGCTATAGAAGGTGCTTCAATGGTCACCTCAAACTCCTACCTTTCAGCTGCTGATGATAGGATCTAATAAATTTAATTCACTCTTTTCCATAAGGAAGAgtaaagaaacagcagcaagacTTCAGTCTTCAGCTccattcaattattttttcctacatgaACCAATCAGTTGGTGAAGCTAACACTTAAAAAGCAGGTATTTGTTTGCTCTAAAATTCCAAGGCTTCAGTATATAAGGGTGTCCAACTCTACACCAGACCCTTAGATGGTGCATTAACCTTATGACACagtcattattttctctttcttcttgtgGAGCAGTCATAGTGGATTTATGCTTCTCATCATTCCCCGctttttacctttcttctgcACATTATTTCTGTAGCAGCCATAAGAGAGCTCTGTTGGAAaaagtttccatttcagcttccCATACAGACAAGGTTTATTCTCTTAATCCTGTTGGTCAGGCTACCACCTGTGATGTATGGGGGACCAATTAAAGCTGTTGTGATACGTTTGTAGCAAAAACCTAGTGCGGCTGCCCAGCCTGAGGAATAAGGCAGCAATACTGTTACATGAAAGGATGAAATACAAGTGGTGTGATGCAAACATAACCAATCTGACCAGGGATGTGTGCAAAAATGTATATAGTAAAATCAGGAGTTCATTTACACTGAAAATTATGTAGACATTTTACAAACAGCTTAGAAAAAGTCATTTGTTAGCTCACCAGGTTTACTTTGCTCCAAGCCATGCTGCTCACATTGTGCTGGTGAGTTAAATCACACCTATAGGACCACAGTTGTTCCAAACTGGGAGGTACCATTTCTTCTGAGGCTTTATTTAGCTCTGACAGAATTGATGGGTCAGTAAGCGttcccttctgctctttcttaTCCATCTTTTCCCTGTCATGCTCTTCCTGCTCAGCTTCTTCTATAGCAGCTAATGTGCTGCCAGCCCCCAATGTGACAAGAGGATCTAAAATGCATAAGTAGGGTAGAATCTGAGTAGTACCACTTCATTTAGTTAACTCCAGTTGTTcacatcagaagaaaaatttgcACTTTCAGCAAATAtcttgcagggaaaaaaaatagatgaaagaATTGAGCAATTAAGATACCTTTGCTACTAAAATAGTGGCTAAGGTGGCAGTAGGGACAGAGAAGATACCAGTTATGTTCAAGGCATTTCAAGTTCCTTCACAACTCTCTATGCCATGGAAAGATATGAAACAGTGAAAGCAGTCTGATTTCTTCAGATTGATTATGTATATATTGAAAGTCCTGTAAAAGGTACAGTACTACTTAGCTCTTGGGCCCAGGTAATGCCTCTTACAGACTTCAGTGACTGCACTTTGTTAGACACCAAAGAGAGTAAAATTTCTGTCTACTTTCTATCTAGGtcaattacttaaaaaaatataaggcattacaatgcaaaataataataataatgataataataaatggTGGGAGAAATAGCTGAATGAATCTGTATCTGAGCTGCCAGGAAATAATTCTGACTGATATTTTGAGGTCTCAGTTTGCTGCAATAAGGGAAATGAGCCAGCTCAGAATTCATGAATTCAGTTCTTCCACCAAGTATTGGTGGGATATCTGTATATCCagatatatatatctgtataaCCAAGTATTGTAGGGATATCTGTTACAGAGAGTATAAAGCTGCCCCATTCAGGTTAATGTCTCATAAACTCTTTTGTCTATTTCTCAAATGGCTGGTCATCTGTGAAGACCTTCAGTGAGATATATATTTCTTTGATTCTCCATAGCATACAAAGCCTTGTGATGAAAATGGGGTTGCTGGTAAGAAACTTACCGATAAGGACAGGAAACTGTCGATAAGCTGCGAGTTTGTGTTGGAAAATATTCTCCATCAGAATCCTCTccatgaaaaatacattctgcTGAAAGTTTTCTGATCTTAACGTAGCTTCTGTGTGGCATTTCTCCTCATGGACCCTGGCAAGACCAGCACTTTCCAAAATGGTCATAGAAGTTATGCTGCCTGACAACAGGTGAGATCAGAAAATATGGTTTTAACATGATACTATTATGCACATAAAAGTCAAAGGGATAAGGTGTCTCTTCCTCCCCCTGAAAAAAAGTATAGCAAAATCTATCATCATCAAAAAAATACTTCCACTATTacctttttcttgctttagtgttttttttttcattgttcaaATATTCAGTATGATACTTCTGGATTCTTTGCACAATTTATGTCTTGCTTCTACTGTCCAATGTAACTTAGTATCATCAAATTTTGGTACTTTCTGTCTTTGTTGAAGATCAGTTATGAAAATGTATGCTATGCACCATTTAGAAGGATGAAAAAGCTAAAGAAATGTAAACCTCCCAGAAAAATGTTACCtctctcagcagctgcagatgtaGCCCGGTCTTTAGTCATAACAGAGGTGCTCCTCTTCTCAGCAggggctctgctgccttctgcttttgAGGTAGGTTCTACTTGTGATGTGTTATCGTACAAGTCACACGTAGTGACCACTATCCCTAGAAATGAGTTACACCATATTATGTAAGCCCCTTGTGTCTGTGTGTTGTTATCAAGAACTGCAGCTGAGCAAAGATTTACTCTTTATGCCATACACCCAACTGTTTGGCAGAGGAGCTTCAAAACTGAGAGTCAGATAGCAGCCTTGTCTGTGTGTGACTGGCTCTTCAAACGTGGGTTGGAACGAGCCCTGCCAGTGCTGAAGGCACACTAAAGGGGAAGATAAGTTTTCAGACCagataatatttattttacttctccTTTTGATATATTGCCTTCTTTTCCACTTGTTTTCTAgtaaagaacacagaaatgtttgGAATAGCATTCCCCATTGTTTTCTTTGGCCTCCCACATAAACGTATCCATAGTGAGGCTAATCTCAGTACCCATATCCAAAACCTTGATATTCCTCTATGATAGTCTTAGAGCCTTGAGCTTGAACATTTTGTAAAGTTGCATTTTACCAGGAGGCTTCCACaactttctgctttcctcaggATTTTAAATGTTAGAACAAAGGTTCTCTTCTTTGCATTATGGCAAATAGAAATAGAAACCCATGTCACTGAAAAgttaggggagaaaaaagggaaactaTATCCTTTTATATTTCAAGAGCGTGGTATAAACAAAATGTCACAAAACCCAACTGGCAAGGGAACTGTGTTGTAAATGGGagactgcttttatttaataCTCTTTCCTATATAGTTCCTATATGGTCAGAGCTTACCTTTATCCTCCATGATGATTTTGTCACATTGTACTTCCTTGTTCTTTGCAGCTCCATTAATGGTTTGCATCATTTTCTCTACAAAGCGATCGTTACCAGGTCTGTTTTTGCAAATGTCAACATAAATCTTATTACGCTcccttgaaaagaaaatatgtgtaattgactttctgaaaaacatttgcattcaGCTTCTCAAATTATGTTACCACAAGTTGAGCAGAAAACTATGCTCCATGTCATATGTTTActgcttggggtttttttgtgtgtttggaGATTTTGTTTCATTCCACATATCAtctttcagcagctgcttctcaccTTGCGATGCTGTTctagcacagaaaagcagagaggggCTGTAGTAAAAATCCCCACTCCAACTACTTTTGGTCTTTGGTGGAATTTGGTTCAGAAATATGTGGCTCTCATCACTTAGAAATGAAGGGCAGCGCATccaaaagacaaaaaggaatTAGTAGGTTTCCATTTCATCCAGCACTCAGGACTGTAGGAATGGTCAGTGGGGACAGTGAGGCTTTTTGTACTCTCTGAGTTTTAATATCCTGACAGCAGATATGGATTATACCAGGCCTTAATCCACTAGCAGTTTTCTGCACTCGGGAGGAGTCACTGTCCATTCCCATACAGCCCAGTATGGATTCAGACAAAAATGAGTGGCAAACTGGAGCAGTCAAAACACCGAACCCATCTGTGAGCTGCCTGTTAGAGTCCCTGTGGTCAGGAGAAATTAGGTTTGCTGAGCATAGTATATGCATGTATGCTATTACAAGTATACATACAGAACTCTTGCAGCATCTTCTGATTCTACAGACACCACAACAGGTGGCAAGTCCAACATCCGGagagtttctgtctctgtgagATAAATATCCACTCTCTTGTCTAAGTCTTCTTCTGTCAGTTGTTCTTTTATCTCCTCTTGCCTCACCTGTACATCTGACAAGTTATAGGAGGTTAACAAGCGAGACTTCTTCTGCTCTCACTTCAAAAGAAGGCAAATTAATCCTGGAGGCACCATTATAAGCAGGAGCCAAAACTTGTGAGGCCCTGGGTGTCTCACAAATCTCAGTGCTCCAAAGAACAGTTTAAATCTACAATTGTACAGTGTGTGTTCCTTACCAGGTAAGCTAACAGCTGTGTCTTGTAGAGAGTCAGGTTCTGCTGTTCCATCTAGCATGGACTCTGGTATTGACATGGTTGATTTAgaaattctgctgctttctgatgtcCTTCAATAACAAAGAAATAAGCTGAAATGGTATGTGAGAGTCCAGACTTCAGTTAGCAAAATGCTACAAAAACAGCAGTGTTGTTATCAGGATAAACCACAGAGGACTTTGTGATAGCATGTACAGGAATGCTTGCCTTGTAAAAGAAGTCATAGAAggctttgcaaagaaaataatgaaaaggatggaaaaagacttaaaaaggaagaattcaTCCAACAGCATATCCTGAGGCATTAAATAGCTGATGGAAAAGAGGCTGCTGAGCTCTCAGATTCACTCTTAACATACAATAATGTGACATGTTGGTTACCTGCTGAGTGataatacatacatacagagaGCACAGTTCTCCACTGGAATTAAGATCCTTTGGGGCTTTGCATGTGCTGAAACATCTTTGAAATGCACACAAAACTGATTTCAAGGGATCAGCTtgttaaaaaatacagataatgTTCACAGATGGGATGGCCATGATGATAACCAGAAGTAAAAACTCAAATCTGATGTAGAGTTGGGAGGTTTTTAAAGCAGATTTCTCTTCCTCAAAAGCTGAGTGTGAGCAATTATAATTATACAAGGGGCATTTGATGTGACATTCTTACGACTTGTGTTTAATCCTAAGGTAAAACCACTTCATTCTATCTTTTAAATGAGAGCCCATCTCCAAAAAGGATGTCTTTTTTAATTTACCATCTATTTTTAAGCCATTTTTTGTGTATATTGGCCCCTGCTCAATATCCCTGACTCTAGGATTATCCCTCATGATAAGCCACCTTAGGGAGCATGACAAAAAGTGCTTTCAAAGAGCAGTCAATTTTGCTCAAAAATTGCAATGGCATTAACTTTgccaaaggaaagaatgaataaTACTTCTTTTTGTTTAGCTTGTGGGATTTTTCCAGTGCTGACTTGACTTGTCTTTTTAGTTTGCGTGAGTAAATACATAGCATCTTCTCTCCATTAAATGTGACTGTGTACACACCATCTGATAAAGCAATGTCattcactgtttttcatttttaaacaaattgttTTTTACCTTCTTTCACATAAATTACCTGAATTGTTACCCAGAAGATAAACCTTGTCTATTCCCTCTGTACTGAAGATTTGGCTCCAATAAGTAATGAAACATGTAGTTTAGCAGCTGTAACTCAAGAGTTTTGAAATAGATGCATATGTGTACACAGAGGTGAGTTacttaaattaatttaaaagagaGAATTCTAATTATGCTAGCAGTATTTTGAATATCTGAACTGACAAAATCGGGGTTTTAAAACAGGGTTGTTGATACTTCAGAAGTATCACTGACAGGCAAAATAGTGTAAAACGGATCTGTAACTTGTCAGTGAAACCAGACCTTATGTTTCCAGAGCATTTCTCTATACCCAGAGCCAAACACGTGTTTGCAGGCCTAACCCTTACAAAATCTGTAGAGTGGTtgtctgcatttctgttctgtgaccATCGCTGAAAATGGTCCATTCTGCAGTGTTACACAGtattacacagaaaaatatgcatTAGGAAGGAGAATTTGAACACAGTGAGAAATCTTACAGCAGCGTGTGGTGCGGTGTGCTTTCAACTGCACGTATTAGCATTTCAGCAAGTAGCTGAAAGCACAGAATCAGTCTCAGTCACAAGTAATGATAAATTCCACCTGTTCTGTTTGTTACTATGCCTCAAATTTCAAAGGATGACTATGACAGGTAAATGTGTATATTTTAGCAACACAGTATTAGCACTGCATCATTATTCCACCTCTTgttctctctgcagagcagatgtgTGACTGCTGCAGGATAGGTGTCTGTGAGATATGAGTTAAGAGACAGCAATTAATGGACTAACCTTGAGCGTGGGGCTACAAAACTATCATCCTCTCCTAATGACTAATGtatggagaaagggagaaa is a window of Gallus gallus isolate bGalGal1 chromosome 8, bGalGal1.mat.broiler.GRCg7b, whole genome shotgun sequence DNA encoding:
- the WDR78 gene encoding dynein axonemal intermediate chain 4, giving the protein MPGTGGARRFSVARQRLRATFGSRKQVYIEGSSHVPTSTGTAVQKAAQEHRQRDVRVFDDEGKDVTPHPLFHPDPITAASKQSKLLALSDYSGATGTSESSRISKSTMSIPESMLDGTAEPDSLQDTAVSLPDVQVRQEEIKEQLTEEDLDKRVDIYLTETETLRMLDLPPVVVSVESEDAARVLERNKIYVDICKNRPGNDRFVEKMMQTINGAAKNKEVQCDKIIMEDKGIVVTTCDLYDNTSQVEPTSKAEGSRAPAEKRSTSVMTKDRATSAAAERGSITSMTILESAGLARVHEEKCHTEATLRSENFQQNVFFMERILMENIFQHKLAAYRQFPVLIDPLVTLGAGSTLAAIEEAEQEEHDREKMDKKEQKGTLTDPSILSELNKASEEMVPPSLEQLWSYRCDLTHQHNVSSMAWSKVNLDLLAVGYGAFDFKEQKEGLACCWSLKNPMWPERIFQCEHGVTALDFSMATPNLLAVGMYNGTIVVYDVQSSDSTTVFHSRECSAKHTGPVWQLKWVEWDIGTREGNKRERLISISADGRITQWFIQEGLGCIDLMKIKRARSKRKNLPGEKERKNEAMISQWAAGMCFDFHPKDTYLYLAGTEDGLIHKCSRSCNKQFLKTYRGHKGPVYKVAWNPFTTDTFLSCSVDWSVILWHQNSQTPILTFSSTTTVVHDIMWSPKSAFMFAAASESRVEIWDLSISILDPVITRFANPEAKFTSVLFAKNTDCLLVGDSRGEVSVFELQNLAASSSTEVDALRGAIGPALFP